A section of the Pedobacter sp. HDW13 genome encodes:
- a CDS encoding lipid A deacylase LpxR family protein, with product MKSTLKIYLPLLFIFVAKLSHAQNYKNEIVVISENDAYIDITSDRYYTNGFFIKYRHALNGASLKPGRSKEIIGFELGQKIYNPYYSFVPNPALHDRPFTAYLYGEANYSRFYENKQLLKVTAQVGLTGKDALGEEFQKAFHKLVGQNQIEGWEYGLNSEPTLNLGIEYNKRLLATPNEIFDVTGTASAAVGNVITKANVGAILRLGKFNEMDGSAAFNSLVSNHNKSNAKRKYELFLSVAPQLHAVAFDSSLQGGLFLNDKGPVTFKPKPMVFTTQVGLTFAIARWTANYTATFTSNEVKNSATGYRYAFYSLAYRFSKS from the coding sequence ATGAAATCAACGCTTAAAATATACTTGCCTTTGCTCTTTATTTTCGTTGCAAAGTTGAGCCATGCTCAAAACTATAAAAACGAAATCGTAGTTATTTCGGAAAACGATGCCTATATAGATATTACCAGCGATCGTTACTACACCAATGGTTTTTTTATTAAATACAGGCATGCTTTAAATGGCGCAAGCTTAAAACCAGGTAGAAGCAAAGAGATAATCGGGTTTGAACTTGGCCAAAAAATATACAACCCTTATTATAGTTTTGTTCCAAACCCTGCATTGCACGACCGGCCATTTACAGCGTATTTATATGGCGAGGCCAATTACAGCAGGTTTTACGAAAACAAACAGTTATTAAAGGTTACAGCACAGGTAGGCCTTACAGGTAAAGATGCTTTGGGCGAGGAGTTTCAAAAGGCTTTTCATAAACTGGTTGGCCAGAACCAAATTGAGGGCTGGGAGTATGGATTAAACAGCGAACCAACCTTAAACCTCGGCATAGAATACAACAAACGCCTGCTGGCTACCCCTAATGAAATATTTGATGTTACCGGAACTGCATCTGCAGCTGTGGGCAATGTAATAACGAAAGCAAATGTTGGCGCCATACTCAGGTTAGGAAAATTTAATGAAATGGATGGTTCGGCTGCCTTTAATAGTTTAGTAAGCAACCACAACAAAAGCAATGCTAAACGAAAATATGAGCTTTTCCTTTCGGTTGCACCTCAGTTACATGCTGTAGCCTTCGATTCAAGCTTACAAGGTGGCCTGTTCTTAAACGATAAAGGCCCCGTTACCTTTAAACCAAAACCCATGGTTTTTACCACACAGGTTGGTTTAACCTTTGCCATTGCCCGCTGGACAGCCAATTACACGGCTACATTTACTTCAAACGAAGTTAAAAACAGCGCAACGGGATACCGATATGCTTTTTACAGTCTTGCTTACCGTTTTAGTAAAAGTTAA
- a CDS encoding CoA-binding protein — MNKTLIIGASPNPSRYSYKAAHMLKRFNHDIINVGIKQGSVAGVEIEKPGQIHTDIDTITLYIGPALQAQYHDYIVATKPKRVIFNPGTENAELEELLIEHNIEPVEACTLVLLSTGQY, encoded by the coding sequence ATGAATAAAACACTCATTATAGGCGCATCGCCCAATCCATCAAGGTATTCGTATAAGGCAGCACACATGCTTAAGCGTTTCAATCACGATATTATCAATGTGGGTATTAAGCAAGGGTCAGTTGCCGGCGTTGAAATTGAAAAACCTGGTCAGATCCATACCGATATCGATACCATCACTTTGTATATCGGTCCTGCCTTGCAAGCACAATATCACGACTATATTGTGGCTACCAAACCTAAAAGGGTTATTTTTAACCCGGGTACAGAGAATGCGGAACTCGAAGAACTATTGATTGAACATAATATCGAACCTGTTGAAGCCTGTACTTTGGTATTGTTAAGCACCGGACAATATTAA
- a CDS encoding acyloxyacyl hydrolase encodes MKKQLLTFALLFTGLSFTKAQIAPENHAIIIKPIFGTHVNNDQGHLFQDQITGFDAAYFKDISQNSDKWIGFSGAKSYGIGFIFRDLSKLKGTKDTSAHAFGQVYGAVLQMDFQLFKIGKAKFNFTPGVGLGYTNKYYFNNTKNRFLGSPINETIKADLGMELPLGKYTDLLAGFGFLHVSNGGATVPNGGLNTGNVYIGLKLGNPKQLTAERKSTYTTLQRNAIEINAGIGARGVFGDNTKSLYKSGLYAGYNFYLNDIMSLKAGADAVYYFTVYDPNRNGETYQNYGTSYDRWRTGLSIGADINLWRVTVAAQIGKYIHYNRLMEKATWYWTFGPTFNITPHIGLQAKTYMHFAQADYVNWGVVYRF; translated from the coding sequence ATGAAAAAACAATTACTCACTTTTGCCTTACTTTTTACAGGTTTATCTTTTACTAAAGCGCAAATAGCGCCAGAAAATCACGCCATTATTATTAAACCGATATTTGGTACGCATGTAAATAACGATCAGGGGCATTTGTTTCAGGACCAGATAACAGGCTTTGATGCCGCATATTTTAAGGATATTAGCCAGAATAGCGATAAATGGATTGGATTTAGTGGTGCAAAATCATATGGCATTGGCTTTATTTTCAGAGACCTGAGCAAGCTAAAAGGAACTAAGGACACTTCAGCCCATGCATTCGGTCAGGTTTACGGCGCCGTATTACAGATGGATTTCCAGTTATTCAAAATTGGAAAGGCTAAATTTAACTTTACGCCGGGGGTAGGTTTGGGCTACACCAATAAATACTACTTTAATAACACCAAAAACAGATTTCTGGGCAGTCCGATTAACGAAACAATTAAAGCAGACCTGGGTATGGAACTGCCTCTGGGCAAATACACTGATTTATTGGCTGGCTTTGGCTTCCTGCACGTATCGAACGGTGGAGCTACTGTGCCAAACGGCGGATTAAATACCGGAAATGTATATATCGGGCTGAAACTTGGCAACCCAAAGCAACTTACTGCCGAAAGAAAAAGCACTTATACCACTTTGCAGCGAAACGCTATTGAAATTAATGCTGGTATAGGCGCCAGAGGCGTATTTGGCGATAACACCAAAAGCCTTTATAAAAGTGGGCTGTATGCAGGCTATAATTTCTATTTAAACGATATCATGTCGCTAAAGGCCGGGGCTGATGCCGTTTATTATTTTACTGTATATGACCCAAATCGTAATGGAGAAACCTATCAAAATTATGGTACTTCTTACGACAGATGGCGTACCGGCTTAAGCATAGGTGCCGATATTAATTTATGGCGCGTTACTGTAGCGGCGCAGATTGGAAAATACATTCACTACAACAGGTTAATGGAAAAAGCAACCTGGTACTGGACATTTGGACCTACTTTTAACATCACTCCACACATTGGTTTACAAGCCAAAACCTACATGCACTTTGCACAAGCCGATTATGTAAACTGGGGAGTAGTATACCGTTTTTAA